In Rutidosis leptorrhynchoides isolate AG116_Rl617_1_P2 chromosome 2, CSIRO_AGI_Rlap_v1, whole genome shotgun sequence, one genomic interval encodes:
- the LOC139888133 gene encoding uncharacterized mitochondrial protein AtMg00810-like, which produces MSLLAREFAMKDLGNVSYFLGINVSRNSEGLFLNQTKYASEIIERVDLVNCNPVKTPVDTNGKLSSSKGKPYSNPTLYRSLAGALQYLTFTRPNISYAVQRVCLHMHDPRECHMDALKRIIRYIQGTLSFGMQLTKSSFQSLVSYTDADWGGCPDTRQSTSGYCVFLGDNLISWSSKRRSSAVAEYRGVANVVSESCWIRNLLLELHVSLSKATLVFCDNVSAIFLSGNPIQHQRTKHIEMDIHIVREKVARGHIRILHVPTRFQIVDIFTKGLPRVVFEDFRNSLSIRLPLA; this is translated from the coding sequence ATGTCGCTTCTTGCTAGGGAATTCGCAATGAAAGATCTGGGTAACGTAAGTTACTTTCTTGGTATAAATGTTAGTCGCAACTCCGAAGGATTATTTTTAAATCAAACCAAATATGCATCCGAAATAATTGAACGTGTGGATTTAGTGAATTGCAATCCGGTTAAGACACCAGTTGATACAAATGGTAAACTAAGCAGCTCTAAAGGCAAACCATATTCGAATCCTACTCTCTATCGAAGCTTAGCGGGAGCACTACAATATCTCACTTTTACACGGCCCAACATCTCTTATGCGGTACAACGGGTTTGCTTACACATGCATGATCCTAGGGAATGTCATATGGATGCTCTTAAACGAATTATACGCTATATACAAGGCACCTTATCTTTCGGCATGCAACTAACTAAGTCGTCCTTTCAGTCTCTTGTTTCTTATACTGATGCAGATTGGGGTGGCTGCCCCGATACACGCCAATCCACATCCGGCTACTGTGTGTTTTTAGGTGATAATCTGATATCCTGGTCCTCAAAACGGCGGTCTAGTGCTGTGGCCGAATACAGAGGTGTTGCAAATGTAGTCTCTGAATCTTGTTGGATCCGTAACTTATTATTAGAACTACACGTGTCTCTTTCGAAAGCTACATTGGTCTTCTGTGATAATGTGAGTGCAATTTTCTTATCCGGAAATCCTATTCAACATCAACGCACCAAACATATTGAGATGGATATACATATTGTTCGGGAAAAAGTTGCACGAGGTCACATACGCATTCTTCATGTTCCCACTCGTTTTCAGATTGTGGACATTTTTACTAAGGGGCTACCTCGTGTCGTGTTTGAAGATTTTAGAAACAGTCTAAGCATTCGTCTACCTCTAGCTTAG
- the LOC139894367 gene encoding DEK domain-containing chromatin-associated protein 3-like isoform X1, whose protein sequence is MGEKDTTTDIVETVTNGATDKAAKDVSEKKEEETEGVEKMEEDEKDDEIGKAKEVEVGKENADVSNADVSEDAKEDEKDEVKDRKEEKEGVEKMEEDEKNDEIGKDKEVEVEKENADVSEDAKEEEKKEEVKDTKEEKEGVEKMEEVEKDDAIGKVKEFEVEKENADVSENAKEVEEEVKDTKEEKEGVEKMEEDEKNDEIGKDKEVEVEKENADVSEDAKEEEKEEVKDTKEEGQEKADEEPKTEVMEVDDKETEDKNAENADSKDEEDNQKEEKQEEEKQEEQKHEEQKQEEQKQEEEKQEEEKQDEILEKKGSKARSKKKINGEKSSSKKEASGEKKGKEKIVKEPTTPAVSTIERPVRERKSVQRLVAEIELDTAKEFHILKGSGTALKDIPNVAYKFSKRKLNDETPKLLHTILFGRRGKASQVKSNILQFSGFVWPDNEQEKQKLKVKEKLDKLNKEKLMEFCDLFDLTVSKSTGKKEDIVVKLMDFMMTPHATTSELLAEKDQSSKKRKSSSKKSTSTSSATPSKSSSKKQKSKKTSEEDNKKSAPESDESEEEDEEEHENLNGTQEKSEDEKSNDTASEEHASEPESEEENKKKRKRGSDKSSSKKELAVKPKAKKVATLIKTDAPQKKVPTKSSTSGSKVQEQSEFGPKTFSRKKKIDAVEEKQATPKKAATKEKSRKKAVKEKEKPESEKEKLTDDDLRTAICEILKEVDFNTATFTDIFKLLAKRFDTDLTLRKASIKFMIQEELTKLADEEEEEEPEKTGKQASGVKA, encoded by the exons ATGGGGGAGAAAGATACGACAACTGATATTGTGGAAACGGTGACCAACGGGGCTACCGATAAAGCGGCTAAAGACGTGAGcgagaaaaaagaagaagaaactgAGGGGGTTGAAAAGATGGAAGAAGATGAAAAGGATGATGAGATTGGGAAAGCTAAAGAAGTCGAGGTTGGGAAAGAAAATGCTGACGTAAGCAATGCTGATGTAAGCGAAGACGCTAAAGAAGATGAGAAGGATGAGGTAAAGGATAGAAAGGAAGAAAAGGAGGGGGTTGAAAAGATGGAAGAAGATGAAAAGAATGATGAGATTGGGAAAGATAAAGAAGTTGAGGTTGAGAAGGAAAATGCTGATGTAAGCGAAGATGCAAAAGAAGAAGAGAAGAAGGAGGAGGTAAAGGATACAAAGGAAGAAAAGGAGGGGGTTGAAAAGATGGAAGAAGTTGAAAAGGATGATGCGATTGGGAAAGTAAAAGAATTTGAGGTTGAGAAGGAAAATGCTGATGTAAGCGAAAACGCAAAAGAAGTGGAGGAGGAGGTAAAAGATACAAAGGAAGAAAAGGAGGGGGTTGAAAAGATGGAAGAAGATGAAAAGAATGATGAGATTGGGAAAGATAAAGAAGTTGAGGTTGAGAAGGAAAATGCTGATGTAAGCGAAGATGCAAAAGAAGAAGAGAAGGAGGAGGTTAAGGATACAAAGGAAGAAGGGCAAGAGAAAGCGGATGAAGAACCTAAGACCGAGGTCATGGAAGTTGATGACAAAGAAACTGAGGATAAAAATGCAGAAAATGCTGATTCAAAAGACGAAGAAGATAATCAGAAAGAGGAGAAACAGGAAGAAGAGAAACAGGAAGAACAGAAACATGAAGAACAGAAACAGGAAGAACAGAAGCAGGAAGAAGAGAAACAGGAAGAGGAGAAACAGGATGAAATCTTAGAGAAAAAGGGGTCAAAAGCCCGGTCGAAAAAGAAGATCAATGGAGAAAAAAGTAGCAGTAAGAAAGAGGCATCTGGAGAGAAGAAAGGGAAGGAGAAAATAGTAAAGGAACCGACAACTCCTGCCGTTTCGACAATTGAGCGGCCTGTAAGAGAGCGGAAATCTGTACAAAGATTGGTTGCCGAAATCGAACTAGACACTGCCAAGGAATTTCATATCCTGAAG GGTAGTGGTACCGCACTGAAAGATATTCCAAATG TTGCATACAAGTTCTCAAAGAGGAAGTTGAATGATGAAACTCCCAAACTGCTCCATACCATTTTATTTGGAAGGAGAGGAAAG GCTTCGCAGGTTAAGAGTAACATCTTGCAGTTTTCTGGCTTTGTATGGCCCGACAATGAG CAGGAGAAGCAAAAATTGAAAGTGAAAGAAAAACTTGACAAGCTTAACAAAGAGAAGCTGATGGAGTTTTGCGATCTGTTTGACTTGACAGTCAGCAAATCTACCGGCAAAAAG GAAGACATTGTGGTGAAACTCATGGATTTTATGATGACTCCTCATGCCACAACTAGTGAGTTGCTTGCAGAGAAAGACCAG TCAAGCAAAAAACGTAAGAGCTCAAGCAAGAAAAGCACATCCACCTCTTCGGCTACACCTTCAAAAAGCTCATCTAAG AAGCAGAAAAGTAAAAAAACTTCTGAAGAGGATAACAAGAAGAGTGCACCTGAATCAGACGAGTCAGAAGAAGAGGATGAAGAAGAACATGAAAATTTGAATGGTACTCAAGAAAAGTCTGAGGATGAAAAATCCAATGATACTGCAAGTGAAGAACATGCGTCTGAACCCGAGtctgaagaagaaaacaaaaagaaGCGCAAAAGAGGTTCAGACAAATCATCTTCAAAAAAAGAATTGGCTGTGAAACCTAAAGCAAAGAAAGTTGCTACTCTTATAAAGACTGATGCACCTCAAAAGAAGGTACCAACTAAATCTTCTACTAGTGGTTCAAAAGTTCAAGAACAAAGTGAATTTGGTCCAAAGACATTTTCAAGAAAGAAGAAAATAGATGCAGTTGAAGAGAAGCAAGCAACTCCAAAGAAAGCTGCTACAAAAGAAAAAAGTA GGAAAAAGGCTGTGAAAGAGAAAGAAAAGCCTGAATCGGAAAAGGAAAAGCTAACTGATGATGACCTTAGGACTGCAATTTGTGAGATCCTTAAAGAAGTAGACTTCAATACG GCAACTTTTACCGATATTTTCAAGCTACTTG CCAAGCGATTCGATACAGATCTGACACTAAGAAAGGCATCCATAAAGTTCATGATCCAGGAAGAGCTTACTAAACTTGCtgatgaagaggaagaagaggaacccgagAAGACTGGTAAACAAGCATCTGGAGTGAAAGCTTGA
- the LOC139894367 gene encoding DEK domain-containing chromatin-associated protein 3-like isoform X3 produces MGEKDTTTDIVETVTNGATDKAAKDVSEKKEEETEGVEKMEEDEKDDEIGKAKEVEVGKENADVSNADVSEDAKEDEKDEVKDRKEEKEGVEKMEEDEKNDEIGKDKEVEVEKENADVSEDAKEEEKKEEVKDTKEEKEGVEKMEEVEKDDAIGKVKEFEVEKENADVSENAKEVEEEVKDTKEEKEGVEKMEEDEKNDEIGKDKEVEVEKENADVSEDAKEEEKEEVKDTKEEGQEKADEEPKTEVMEVDDKETEDKNAENADSKDEEDNQKEEKQEEEKQEEQKHEEQKQEEQKQEEEKQEEEKQDEILEKKGSKARSKKKINGEKSSSKKEASGEKKGKEKIVKEPTTPAVSTIERPVRERKSVQRLVAEIELDTAKEFHILKGSGTALKDIPNVAYKFSKRKLNDETPKLLHTILFGRRGKASQVKSNILQFSGFVWPDNEQEKQKLKVKEKLDKLNKEKLMEFCDLFDLTVSKSTGKKEDIVVKLMDFMMTPHATTSELLAEKDQSSKKRKSSSKKSTSTSSATPSKSSSKKQKSKKTSEEDNKKSAPESDESEEEDEEEHENLNGTQEKSEDEKSNDTASEEHASEPESEEENKKKRKRGSDKSSSKKELAVKPKAKKVATLIKTDAPQKKVPTKSSTSGSKVQEQSEFGPKTFSRKKKIDAVEEKQATPKKAATKEKRKKAVKEKEKPESEKEKLTDDDLRTAICEILKEVDFNTATFTDIFKLLAKRFDTDLTLRKASIKFMIQEELTKLADEEEEEEPEKTGKQASGVKA; encoded by the exons ATGGGGGAGAAAGATACGACAACTGATATTGTGGAAACGGTGACCAACGGGGCTACCGATAAAGCGGCTAAAGACGTGAGcgagaaaaaagaagaagaaactgAGGGGGTTGAAAAGATGGAAGAAGATGAAAAGGATGATGAGATTGGGAAAGCTAAAGAAGTCGAGGTTGGGAAAGAAAATGCTGACGTAAGCAATGCTGATGTAAGCGAAGACGCTAAAGAAGATGAGAAGGATGAGGTAAAGGATAGAAAGGAAGAAAAGGAGGGGGTTGAAAAGATGGAAGAAGATGAAAAGAATGATGAGATTGGGAAAGATAAAGAAGTTGAGGTTGAGAAGGAAAATGCTGATGTAAGCGAAGATGCAAAAGAAGAAGAGAAGAAGGAGGAGGTAAAGGATACAAAGGAAGAAAAGGAGGGGGTTGAAAAGATGGAAGAAGTTGAAAAGGATGATGCGATTGGGAAAGTAAAAGAATTTGAGGTTGAGAAGGAAAATGCTGATGTAAGCGAAAACGCAAAAGAAGTGGAGGAGGAGGTAAAAGATACAAAGGAAGAAAAGGAGGGGGTTGAAAAGATGGAAGAAGATGAAAAGAATGATGAGATTGGGAAAGATAAAGAAGTTGAGGTTGAGAAGGAAAATGCTGATGTAAGCGAAGATGCAAAAGAAGAAGAGAAGGAGGAGGTTAAGGATACAAAGGAAGAAGGGCAAGAGAAAGCGGATGAAGAACCTAAGACCGAGGTCATGGAAGTTGATGACAAAGAAACTGAGGATAAAAATGCAGAAAATGCTGATTCAAAAGACGAAGAAGATAATCAGAAAGAGGAGAAACAGGAAGAAGAGAAACAGGAAGAACAGAAACATGAAGAACAGAAACAGGAAGAACAGAAGCAGGAAGAAGAGAAACAGGAAGAGGAGAAACAGGATGAAATCTTAGAGAAAAAGGGGTCAAAAGCCCGGTCGAAAAAGAAGATCAATGGAGAAAAAAGTAGCAGTAAGAAAGAGGCATCTGGAGAGAAGAAAGGGAAGGAGAAAATAGTAAAGGAACCGACAACTCCTGCCGTTTCGACAATTGAGCGGCCTGTAAGAGAGCGGAAATCTGTACAAAGATTGGTTGCCGAAATCGAACTAGACACTGCCAAGGAATTTCATATCCTGAAG GGTAGTGGTACCGCACTGAAAGATATTCCAAATG TTGCATACAAGTTCTCAAAGAGGAAGTTGAATGATGAAACTCCCAAACTGCTCCATACCATTTTATTTGGAAGGAGAGGAAAG GCTTCGCAGGTTAAGAGTAACATCTTGCAGTTTTCTGGCTTTGTATGGCCCGACAATGAG CAGGAGAAGCAAAAATTGAAAGTGAAAGAAAAACTTGACAAGCTTAACAAAGAGAAGCTGATGGAGTTTTGCGATCTGTTTGACTTGACAGTCAGCAAATCTACCGGCAAAAAG GAAGACATTGTGGTGAAACTCATGGATTTTATGATGACTCCTCATGCCACAACTAGTGAGTTGCTTGCAGAGAAAGACCAG TCAAGCAAAAAACGTAAGAGCTCAAGCAAGAAAAGCACATCCACCTCTTCGGCTACACCTTCAAAAAGCTCATCTAAG AAGCAGAAAAGTAAAAAAACTTCTGAAGAGGATAACAAGAAGAGTGCACCTGAATCAGACGAGTCAGAAGAAGAGGATGAAGAAGAACATGAAAATTTGAATGGTACTCAAGAAAAGTCTGAGGATGAAAAATCCAATGATACTGCAAGTGAAGAACATGCGTCTGAACCCGAGtctgaagaagaaaacaaaaagaaGCGCAAAAGAGGTTCAGACAAATCATCTTCAAAAAAAGAATTGGCTGTGAAACCTAAAGCAAAGAAAGTTGCTACTCTTATAAAGACTGATGCACCTCAAAAGAAGGTACCAACTAAATCTTCTACTAGTGGTTCAAAAGTTCAAGAACAAAGTGAATTTGGTCCAAAGACATTTTCAAGAAAGAAGAAAATAGATGCAGTTGAAGAGAAGCAAGCAACTCCAAAGAAAGCTGCTACAAAAGAAAAAA GGAAAAAGGCTGTGAAAGAGAAAGAAAAGCCTGAATCGGAAAAGGAAAAGCTAACTGATGATGACCTTAGGACTGCAATTTGTGAGATCCTTAAAGAAGTAGACTTCAATACG GCAACTTTTACCGATATTTTCAAGCTACTTG CCAAGCGATTCGATACAGATCTGACACTAAGAAAGGCATCCATAAAGTTCATGATCCAGGAAGAGCTTACTAAACTTGCtgatgaagaggaagaagaggaacccgagAAGACTGGTAAACAAGCATCTGGAGTGAAAGCTTGA
- the LOC139894367 gene encoding DEK domain-containing chromatin-associated protein 3-like isoform X2, whose translation MGEKDTTTDIVETVTNGATDKAAKDVSEKKEEETEGVEKMEEDEKDDEIGKAKEVEVGKENADVSNADVSEDAKEDEKDEVKDRKEEKEGVEKMEEDEKNDEIGKDKEVEVEKENADVSEDAKEEEKKEEVKDTKEEKEGVEKMEEVEKDDAIGKVKEFEVEKENADVSENAKEVEEEVKDTKEEKEGVEKMEEDEKNDEIGKDKEVEVEKENADVSEDAKEEEKEEVKDTKEEGQEKADEEPKTEVMEVDDKETEDKNAENADSKDEEDNQKEEKQEEEKQEEQKHEEQKQEEQKQEEEKQEEEKQDEILEKKGSKARSKKKINGEKSSSKKEASGEKKGKEKIVKEPTTPAVSTIERPVRERKSVQRLVAEIELDTAKEFHILKGSGTALKDIPNVAYKFSKRKLNDETPKLLHTILFGRRGKASQVKSNILQFSGFVWPDNEEKQKLKVKEKLDKLNKEKLMEFCDLFDLTVSKSTGKKEDIVVKLMDFMMTPHATTSELLAEKDQSSKKRKSSSKKSTSTSSATPSKSSSKKQKSKKTSEEDNKKSAPESDESEEEDEEEHENLNGTQEKSEDEKSNDTASEEHASEPESEEENKKKRKRGSDKSSSKKELAVKPKAKKVATLIKTDAPQKKVPTKSSTSGSKVQEQSEFGPKTFSRKKKIDAVEEKQATPKKAATKEKSRKKAVKEKEKPESEKEKLTDDDLRTAICEILKEVDFNTATFTDIFKLLAKRFDTDLTLRKASIKFMIQEELTKLADEEEEEEPEKTGKQASGVKA comes from the exons ATGGGGGAGAAAGATACGACAACTGATATTGTGGAAACGGTGACCAACGGGGCTACCGATAAAGCGGCTAAAGACGTGAGcgagaaaaaagaagaagaaactgAGGGGGTTGAAAAGATGGAAGAAGATGAAAAGGATGATGAGATTGGGAAAGCTAAAGAAGTCGAGGTTGGGAAAGAAAATGCTGACGTAAGCAATGCTGATGTAAGCGAAGACGCTAAAGAAGATGAGAAGGATGAGGTAAAGGATAGAAAGGAAGAAAAGGAGGGGGTTGAAAAGATGGAAGAAGATGAAAAGAATGATGAGATTGGGAAAGATAAAGAAGTTGAGGTTGAGAAGGAAAATGCTGATGTAAGCGAAGATGCAAAAGAAGAAGAGAAGAAGGAGGAGGTAAAGGATACAAAGGAAGAAAAGGAGGGGGTTGAAAAGATGGAAGAAGTTGAAAAGGATGATGCGATTGGGAAAGTAAAAGAATTTGAGGTTGAGAAGGAAAATGCTGATGTAAGCGAAAACGCAAAAGAAGTGGAGGAGGAGGTAAAAGATACAAAGGAAGAAAAGGAGGGGGTTGAAAAGATGGAAGAAGATGAAAAGAATGATGAGATTGGGAAAGATAAAGAAGTTGAGGTTGAGAAGGAAAATGCTGATGTAAGCGAAGATGCAAAAGAAGAAGAGAAGGAGGAGGTTAAGGATACAAAGGAAGAAGGGCAAGAGAAAGCGGATGAAGAACCTAAGACCGAGGTCATGGAAGTTGATGACAAAGAAACTGAGGATAAAAATGCAGAAAATGCTGATTCAAAAGACGAAGAAGATAATCAGAAAGAGGAGAAACAGGAAGAAGAGAAACAGGAAGAACAGAAACATGAAGAACAGAAACAGGAAGAACAGAAGCAGGAAGAAGAGAAACAGGAAGAGGAGAAACAGGATGAAATCTTAGAGAAAAAGGGGTCAAAAGCCCGGTCGAAAAAGAAGATCAATGGAGAAAAAAGTAGCAGTAAGAAAGAGGCATCTGGAGAGAAGAAAGGGAAGGAGAAAATAGTAAAGGAACCGACAACTCCTGCCGTTTCGACAATTGAGCGGCCTGTAAGAGAGCGGAAATCTGTACAAAGATTGGTTGCCGAAATCGAACTAGACACTGCCAAGGAATTTCATATCCTGAAG GGTAGTGGTACCGCACTGAAAGATATTCCAAATG TTGCATACAAGTTCTCAAAGAGGAAGTTGAATGATGAAACTCCCAAACTGCTCCATACCATTTTATTTGGAAGGAGAGGAAAG GCTTCGCAGGTTAAGAGTAACATCTTGCAGTTTTCTGGCTTTGTATGGCCCGACAATGAG GAGAAGCAAAAATTGAAAGTGAAAGAAAAACTTGACAAGCTTAACAAAGAGAAGCTGATGGAGTTTTGCGATCTGTTTGACTTGACAGTCAGCAAATCTACCGGCAAAAAG GAAGACATTGTGGTGAAACTCATGGATTTTATGATGACTCCTCATGCCACAACTAGTGAGTTGCTTGCAGAGAAAGACCAG TCAAGCAAAAAACGTAAGAGCTCAAGCAAGAAAAGCACATCCACCTCTTCGGCTACACCTTCAAAAAGCTCATCTAAG AAGCAGAAAAGTAAAAAAACTTCTGAAGAGGATAACAAGAAGAGTGCACCTGAATCAGACGAGTCAGAAGAAGAGGATGAAGAAGAACATGAAAATTTGAATGGTACTCAAGAAAAGTCTGAGGATGAAAAATCCAATGATACTGCAAGTGAAGAACATGCGTCTGAACCCGAGtctgaagaagaaaacaaaaagaaGCGCAAAAGAGGTTCAGACAAATCATCTTCAAAAAAAGAATTGGCTGTGAAACCTAAAGCAAAGAAAGTTGCTACTCTTATAAAGACTGATGCACCTCAAAAGAAGGTACCAACTAAATCTTCTACTAGTGGTTCAAAAGTTCAAGAACAAAGTGAATTTGGTCCAAAGACATTTTCAAGAAAGAAGAAAATAGATGCAGTTGAAGAGAAGCAAGCAACTCCAAAGAAAGCTGCTACAAAAGAAAAAAGTA GGAAAAAGGCTGTGAAAGAGAAAGAAAAGCCTGAATCGGAAAAGGAAAAGCTAACTGATGATGACCTTAGGACTGCAATTTGTGAGATCCTTAAAGAAGTAGACTTCAATACG GCAACTTTTACCGATATTTTCAAGCTACTTG CCAAGCGATTCGATACAGATCTGACACTAAGAAAGGCATCCATAAAGTTCATGATCCAGGAAGAGCTTACTAAACTTGCtgatgaagaggaagaagaggaacccgagAAGACTGGTAAACAAGCATCTGGAGTGAAAGCTTGA